TCCTTACTCGGATTCTAGAAGGAGATGTATCATAATGATGGTCAATATTGTAATTGGAGCTATCATTTTTGGTTATGCAGGATATACATTATTCAATTTCGTGAAGAGAAGTAAAAAAGGGAAATGCGCAGCATGTTCCTTAAATAAATCAT
This sequence is a window from Bacillus pseudomycoides DSM 12442. Protein-coding genes within it:
- a CDS encoding FeoB-associated Cys-rich membrane protein, encoding MMVNIVIGAIIFGYAGYTLFNFVKRSKKGKCAACSLNKSCQSNSCSPDMEQVVNK